In the Numida meleagris isolate 19003 breed g44 Domestic line chromosome 5, NumMel1.0, whole genome shotgun sequence genome, one interval contains:
- the LRIT2 gene encoding leucine-rich repeat, immunoglobulin-like domain and transmembrane domain-containing protein 2 — protein MSALLRKIPENIPQDIRKIRIENSHLTELPRGSFANISALEYLWLNFNNITVMNIKSLEYLPALKELRLQGNKLSSVPWTAFQDTPALKILDLKHNRLDVLPEHALRYLPNLTYLDLSSNQLTVISRDVFYSWPIYQRSQRAAGQGEAISNVVLALHDNPWICDCRLRGFVQFIKSVGPPVILMNSYLTCSSPKFRAGKFFHEVELNSCMKPQTSALDTNVTVPVGLNITLTCFVQASPAPAVWWTYALKLLRAFNVSTQPISEETVRSDLLIPAVRPADAGNYTCTAANFLGNASVAIMLHVGTPPAFATQPGWAAAAPIEPGAHVEVRIAKQTVYGITLEWFAAAAVAEPGEIWYTLLVGRYDTAQKDAIYIGPGINTYSVTDLLPATKYEVCVAVRNQAPRKGQCVVFVTGSDVSQLEQREKLIHIVVIVCAMVLAVPAGMYACTAEARPGCLARCPAAWPRRRRGEKPPGAGSKESTLDSLPGGSQDGLCRPDGGRGVRRPPAREEPERPGKARLPHRNSADLY, from the exons ATGTCTGCACTGCTGAGGAAGATTCCTGAAAACATCCCTCAAGACATTAGAAAAATTAGAATAGAAAACTCTCACCTAACAGAATTGCCTCGCGGGTCATTTGCTAACATTAGTGCCTTGGAGTATCTCTGGCTCAATTTCAACAACATCACGGTGATGAACATCAAGAGCCTGGAGTACCTGCCGGCTCTGAAGGAGTTGCGCTTGCAAGGGAACAAATTAAGTTCAGTGCCATGGACAGCATTTCAAGACACCCCAGCCCTGAAAATTCTGGATCTGAAGCACAACCGGCTGGATGTCCTTCCAGAACATGCACTCCGCTATCTGCCCAATCTGACCTATTTAGATCTATCCTCAAATCAGCTTACTGTCATATCCAGAGATGTCTTCTACAGCTGGCCTATCTACCAGAGAAGCCAGAGGGCGGCAGGGCAGGGAGAAGCTATTTCCAACGTTGTCCTGGCCCTCCATGATAACCCGTGGATTTGTGACTGCCGCCTGAGGGGATTTGTCCAGTTTATCAAGTCAGTTGGCCCTCCTGTTATTCTGATGAATTCCTATTTAACTTGCTCAAGCCCAAAATTCAGGGCAGGGAAGTTTTTTCATGAAGTTGAGCTCAACAGCTGCATGAAGCCACAAACCTCAGCCCTTGACACCAACGTGACAGTCCCAGTGGGGCTGAACATCACCCTGACCTGCTTTGTGCAAGCCAGCCCTGCCCCGGCTGTCTGGTGGACCTATGCACTCAAACTTCTAAGGGCATTTAATG TTTCCACCCAGCCCATCAGCGAGGAGACTGTCCGCTCCGACCTGCTGATCCCAGCTGTGCGGCCGGCAGATGCGGGCAACTACACCTGCACAGCCGCTAACTTCTTAGGCAATGCCTCAGTGGCCATCATGCTCCATGTGGGCACCCCGCCAGCCTTTGCCACACAACCGGGCTGGGCCGCCGCTGCCCCCATTGAGCCAGGTGCCCATGTGGAGGTGCGCATTGCCAAGCAGACGGTCTATGGTATCACCCTGGAGTGGttcgcagcagcagcagtagcagagCCGGGGGAGATCTGGTACACTTTACTGGTGGGCCGCTATGACACCGCGCAGAAGGACGCCATCTATATTGGCCCTGGCATCAACACCTATTCGGTGACTGACCTGCTGCCTGCCACCAAGTATGAAGTCTGTGTGGCAGTCCGCAACCAAGCACCCCGCAAGGGCCAGTGCGTCGTCTTTGTCACAGGCAGCGATGTCAGCCAGCTGGAGCAGCGCGAGAAGCTCATCCACATTGTCGTCATCGTCTGCGCCATGGTGCTGGCTGTGCCTGCCGGCATGTATGCCTGCACCGCCGAGGCCCGTCCCGGCTGCCTGGCCCGCTGCCCCGCTGCCTGGCCTCGCCGCCGCCGTGGGGAAAAGCCACCGGGTGCTGGCAGCAAGGAAAGCACACTGGACAGCCTGCCTGGTGGCAGCCAGGATGGACTCTGCCGACCTGATGGCGGCCGTGGTGTCCGGCGGCCCCCGGCCCGTGAGGAGCCTGAGCGCCCTGGCAAGGCCCGGCTGCCCCACAGGAACAGTGCTGACCTCTATTag